One genomic segment of Flavobacteriaceae bacterium includes these proteins:
- a CDS encoding IS3 family transposase: protein MKIAPINRKKRRYAIATICNAFELKRDAYYKYQKRFVLKKQIEQNVIMLVKKSRKTLPREGTRKLMKSLHNDFRKQNINIGRDQLFRILKENNLLIRRKKYSSKTTNSYHRFYKYKNIIKDLIINRPNQVWASDITYIRTINGFCYLALITDMYSRKIVGYDISDSLELKGCVRALNKAIYQTKNTEEIIHHSDRGIQYCSNVYTQILKRKKIQISMTQENHCYENAMAERVNGILKDEFFLDQTFTNINHAKKATKNAIKLYNNKRLHLSLDYKTPNYVHKNVA from the coding sequence ATGAAAATAGCACCGATTAATAGAAAAAAAAGAAGGTACGCCATCGCTACTATTTGTAATGCTTTCGAGTTAAAAAGAGATGCTTATTACAAATATCAAAAAAGGTTTGTTCTTAAAAAACAAATAGAACAAAATGTAATAATGCTTGTTAAAAAAAGCAGGAAAACATTACCCAGAGAAGGTACTAGAAAGCTAATGAAATCCTTACATAATGATTTTAGGAAACAGAATATAAATATAGGTAGAGACCAGTTATTTAGAATCTTAAAAGAAAATAATTTGTTAATTAGAAGGAAAAAATATTCTTCTAAAACAACCAACTCTTACCATCGTTTTTATAAATATAAAAATATCATAAAAGACCTGATCATTAATAGACCTAACCAAGTTTGGGCTTCGGATATTACCTATATAAGAACTATAAATGGATTTTGTTATTTAGCACTTATTACTGATATGTATTCAAGAAAAATAGTAGGCTATGATATTAGTGATAGTTTAGAACTTAAAGGCTGTGTTAGAGCTTTAAATAAAGCTATTTATCAAACTAAAAATACCGAAGAAATCATACATCATTCTGATAGAGGAATACAATATTGTAGCAATGTTTATACTCAAATTTTGAAAAGAAAAAAGATACAAATCAGTATGACCCAAGAAAATCATTGCTACGAAAACGCAATGGCCGAAAGAGTTAACGGAATTTTAAAAGATGAATTCTTCCTCGACCAAACATTTACAAATATCAATCACGCCAAAAAAGCAACAAAAAATGCAATCAAATTATATAATAATAAAAGATTACATTTATCTTTAGATTATAAAACACCTAATTACGTGCACAAAAATGTAGCATAA
- a CDS encoding ApaLI family restriction endonuclease, with amino-acid sequence MAKIERYKKAELVEYCKSIGLETKGKGKSILMEEALEYGDNEIRQAIEKGAGLQLLTSKMEILAEEYANNLNSKIENRKEEMKGDDNSHYLIYRVLGITTTEGQLIDEYQNTGRFLYKYAGSFLEEAASLCLKFNNVGGGKTLVENNLGQRPKTFEIDFLDGNNAIEIKWRDATTDGDHITKEHTRVKAIESYGYTPIRVIFYYPQREQAKRIQATLKTIYTGVKGQYYGGEEAWDFIKEYTGFDLKEILTIIADKRTPEDENK; translated from the coding sequence ATGGCGAAAATTGAACGATATAAAAAAGCTGAACTTGTTGAATATTGTAAAAGTATTGGACTGGAAACCAAAGGTAAAGGAAAGAGTATTTTAATGGAGGAAGCTTTGGAATATGGGGACAATGAAATTCGTCAAGCAATAGAAAAAGGAGCAGGACTTCAATTATTAACTTCTAAAATGGAAATATTAGCTGAAGAATATGCTAATAATCTTAATTCCAAAATAGAAAACCGAAAAGAAGAAATGAAAGGGGATGACAACTCTCATTATCTTATTTATCGAGTTTTAGGAATAACCACAACAGAAGGACAACTAATTGATGAATATCAAAATACGGGTCGATTTCTTTATAAATATGCTGGTTCGTTTCTTGAAGAAGCTGCTTCTCTATGTCTTAAATTCAATAATGTTGGAGGAGGTAAAACTCTAGTTGAAAACAATCTAGGTCAAAGACCAAAAACATTTGAAATAGATTTTTTGGATGGTAATAATGCAATTGAGATAAAATGGAGAGACGCCACAACTGATGGAGACCACATAACAAAAGAGCACACAAGAGTAAAAGCAATAGAAAGTTATGGTTATACTCCAATAAGAGTAATTTTTTACTATCCACAAAGGGAACAAGCGAAAAGAATTCAAGCGACCTTAAAAACAATTTACACAGGAGTTAAAGGGCAATATTATGGTGGTGAAGAAGCTTGGGATTTCATTAAAGAATACACTGGATTTGACTTAAAAGAGATTTTGACAATAATAGCAGACAAAAGAACGCCAGAGGATGAAAACAAATAA
- a CDS encoding site-specific DNA-methyltransferase, translating to MKTNKIYLGNCLERLTEIESNSVDLVYFDPPFFTQKKHSLVTRDNSKKYEFCDSWDSLEDYLELIESCLKECNRVLKNTGSVFLHCDKIASHYIRVSLDKVFGMKNFRSEIIWSYKRWSNSKKGLLNSHQNIYFYSKSKDFKFNQYYTDYAPTTNLDQILQDRQKTSNGKSVYKTDKSGNIVLGKEKKGVPLSDTWEIPYLNPKAKERVGYPTQKPVLLLNQIIKIVTDKGDLVVDPFCGSGTTCVAAKSMNRNFIGIDASKDAVDLANQRLEEMIITDSALLKKGSKSYLEKTEYDTALLKSIDALPVQRNSGIDGFLKAHFQEKPVPVKIQSDSETLNDAIEKLERACLGREYHLKIVIQTKKEAKGNRLFDFISDVRIIKSDKLKIEEMKEEITVPNKVYK from the coding sequence ATGAAAACAAATAAAATATATTTAGGTAATTGTCTTGAAAGGTTAACAGAAATAGAATCAAACTCTGTTGACTTGGTGTATTTTGATCCTCCGTTTTTCACACAAAAAAAACATAGTTTAGTTACTAGAGATAATTCTAAAAAGTATGAATTTTGTGACAGTTGGGATTCTTTAGAAGATTATTTAGAATTAATTGAATCTTGTCTTAAAGAATGTAATAGAGTTCTAAAAAACACAGGAAGTGTGTTCTTACATTGTGATAAAATAGCTTCACATTACATTCGAGTTTCGTTGGACAAAGTTTTTGGAATGAAAAACTTTAGAAGCGAAATTATTTGGAGTTATAAAAGATGGTCTAATTCAAAAAAAGGATTGTTAAATTCTCATCAAAATATTTACTTCTATTCAAAAAGTAAGGATTTTAAATTTAATCAATACTACACAGATTATGCTCCAACAACTAATCTTGACCAAATTTTACAAGACAGGCAAAAGACCTCAAATGGAAAGTCTGTTTATAAAACAGATAAAAGCGGAAATATAGTTTTAGGAAAAGAAAAAAAAGGTGTGCCATTATCTGACACTTGGGAAATTCCATATCTAAATCCAAAAGCAAAAGAAAGAGTTGGTTACCCAACTCAAAAACCAGTTTTACTTTTAAATCAAATAATAAAAATTGTAACTGACAAAGGAGATTTGGTTGTTGACCCTTTTTGTGGTAGTGGTACGACTTGTGTTGCTGCTAAATCTATGAATAGAAACTTTATTGGAATAGACGCTTCTAAAGATGCTGTTGATTTAGCTAACCAAAGATTAGAAGAGATGATAATAACCGATTCTGCTTTACTCAAAAAAGGTTCAAAAAGCTATCTTGAAAAAACGGAATATGATACTGCTCTATTAAAAAGTATTGATGCTTTACCTGTTCAACGAAATTCAGGAATAGATGGGTTCCTAAAAGCTCATTTCCAAGAAAAACCAGTTCCTGTTAAAATACAGAGTGATAGTGAAACTCTAAATGATGCGATTGAAAAATTAGAACGAGCTTGTTTAGGGAGAGAATATCATTTAAAAATTGTTATTCAAACAAAAAAAGAAGCAAAGGGAAATAGATTGTTTGATTTTATATCAGATGTAAGAATAATCAAATCAGATAAATTAAAGATTGAGGAAATGAAAGAAGAAATTACTGTGCCTAACAAAGTGTATAAGTAA
- a CDS encoding redoxin domain-containing protein, giving the protein MNKKKILLIIIFCIVCLLSYLGYSIIIKSKEKNEIAKQIQTIPKFELKTLENISFTNSNLQTNISTIFIYFNSECDFCHHEAESISQNKNKFKKVQFIFVSTENIDTIKQFSEKHKLNNQSNITFLYDSDYHFTNKFDAQSIPYILIYNKNKELIKKHNGQINANGILRVLNQND; this is encoded by the coding sequence ATGAATAAAAAAAAGATACTACTTATAATCATTTTTTGTATAGTTTGCCTACTATCTTATTTAGGGTATAGTATTATTATAAAATCAAAAGAAAAAAATGAGATTGCTAAGCAAATACAAACTATTCCAAAGTTTGAATTAAAAACATTAGAAAATATTTCATTTACAAACTCAAATTTACAAACTAATATCTCTACTATTTTCATTTACTTTAATAGTGAATGTGATTTTTGTCATCACGAAGCAGAAAGTATAAGTCAAAATAAAAATAAGTTTAAAAAAGTTCAATTTATTTTTGTTTCAACAGAAAATATTGACACTATCAAACAGTTTTCAGAAAAACACAAATTAAACAATCAATCCAATATAACTTTTTTATATGATAGTGATTACCATTTTACTAATAAATTTGATGCTCAATCTATTCCGTATATTTTAATCTATAATAAAAATAAAGAGTTAATCAAAAAGCATAATGGTCAAATAAATGCTAACGGAATTTTAAGGGTATTAAATCAAAATGACTAA
- a CDS encoding GLPGLI family protein: MRLLLILFSIPFVALSQIEKGYIEYNYQVPAEKVIIKNAILEFSNNKSLFIYNRTDLLKNDNSGIKSEGTNVKASFSISDDYGTQVYRDFTNKIIINRFARINKLFNPFKVEDNWIAINWGIKDEYKQIGKFKAQKAIGVYRGRTYTAWFTEEIPLPYGPWKLFGLPGLILEAEDSEKMFKVEFKSIKYPCKCDFIIKKPTTEESKTLKEYVEFRDNYNDYVFKKMKSKLPRNIANKMRQIPKKGHKRKYRGEKVYEWETEEKKDK, translated from the coding sequence ATGAGACTCTTATTAATATTATTTAGTATCCCTTTTGTTGCTTTATCGCAAATTGAAAAAGGGTACATTGAATACAATTATCAAGTACCTGCTGAAAAGGTGATTATTAAAAATGCAATTCTTGAATTTAGCAATAATAAATCTTTATTCATATACAATAGAACTGATTTACTTAAAAATGATAACTCTGGAATAAAATCTGAAGGCACAAACGTTAAAGCTAGTTTCAGCATTTCTGACGATTATGGCACACAAGTATATAGAGATTTTACTAATAAAATTATAATAAATAGATTTGCAAGAATCAATAAGTTATTTAATCCTTTTAAAGTTGAAGATAATTGGATAGCTATCAATTGGGGAATTAAAGACGAATACAAACAAATTGGAAAATTTAAAGCACAAAAAGCTATAGGTGTGTATAGGGGAAGGACATATACAGCTTGGTTTACTGAAGAAATACCTTTGCCATATGGACCTTGGAAATTATTTGGTCTTCCGGGACTTATTTTAGAAGCAGAAGATTCTGAAAAGATGTTTAAGGTAGAATTTAAAAGCATAAAATATCCTTGTAAATGTGATTTCATTATTAAAAAACCAACTACAGAAGAATCAAAAACCCTCAAGGAGTATGTTGAATTTAGAGATAACTATAATGATTATGTTTTTAAAAAAATGAAATCTAAACTACCAAGAAATATTGCAAATAAAATGAGGCAAATACCAAAAAAAGGTCATAAGAGAAAATATAGAGGTGAAAAAGTATATGAATGGGAAACAGAAGAGAAAAAAGACAAATAG